A genomic stretch from Algoriphagus halophilus includes:
- a CDS encoding Mrp/NBP35 family ATP-binding protein yields MHLSAEAIRKTLSRVQDPDLKKDLVTLGMIQKINIEGNKVSFNVVLTTPACPLKEVIKNNCLEELVADFGKDIEWDIFMTSQVTTVRDAAPVLPNVKNIIAIASGKGGVGKSTTSVNLAVALAESGAKVGLIDADISGPSIPTMFNVEGEQPSVKKVGEKNIIIPITQYGVKLMSIGFLTPLESAVVWRGPMASSALRQFISDVDWGELDYLLIDLPPGTSDIHLTMVQTVPVTGAVIVTTPQKVALADASKGLSMFRQAQINVPVLGVVENMAYFTPEELPDNKYYLFGKEGGKRLAAKYEVPLLGQIPIVQSIRESGDTGYPAVMKDGLTKEAYMDLAEEVARQVAIRNASNAKTEVVEIKG; encoded by the coding sequence ATGCATTTATCTGCGGAAGCGATCCGAAAAACACTTTCCAGAGTACAAGATCCTGATTTAAAAAAGGATCTGGTCACTTTGGGAATGATTCAAAAAATAAATATTGAAGGCAACAAAGTCAGTTTTAACGTGGTATTGACCACTCCGGCTTGTCCTTTAAAAGAAGTAATCAAAAATAATTGTCTGGAGGAGTTAGTGGCGGACTTTGGAAAGGATATTGAGTGGGACATCTTTATGACCTCTCAAGTTACCACTGTGAGAGATGCCGCTCCAGTTCTTCCAAATGTTAAAAACATCATTGCTATTGCTTCAGGTAAAGGTGGCGTGGGAAAATCAACTACTTCAGTCAACCTTGCTGTAGCTTTGGCAGAATCAGGTGCAAAGGTGGGACTTATTGATGCGGATATTTCCGGACCTTCTATTCCTACCATGTTCAATGTGGAGGGAGAGCAACCCTCTGTCAAAAAAGTTGGGGAGAAAAATATCATCATTCCGATTACCCAATATGGAGTAAAGTTGATGTCCATTGGGTTTTTGACTCCTTTGGAAAGTGCTGTTGTATGGAGGGGGCCTATGGCAAGTTCAGCATTAAGACAATTTATTTCAGATGTAGATTGGGGCGAGTTGGACTATTTATTGATTGATTTACCTCCTGGTACTTCCGATATTCATTTGACCATGGTGCAAACTGTTCCAGTCACAGGAGCAGTCATTGTTACCACTCCGCAAAAAGTTGCGCTGGCCGATGCAAGCAAAGGCTTATCCATGTTTAGACAGGCACAAATTAATGTTCCCGTTTTAGGTGTTGTTGAAAATATGGCTTATTTTACGCCAGAAGAATTACCCGATAATAAATATTATTTGTTTGGTAAAGAAGGTGGCAAGAGATTAGCTGCAAAATATGAAGTACCCCTTCTTGGTCAAATCCCAATAGTACAGAGTATAAGAGAAAGTGGGGATACGGGATATCCAGCTGTAATGAAAGATGGATTGACAAAAGAAGCCTATATGGATCTTGCTGAAGAAGTAGCTAGGCAAGTAGCCATTAGAAATGCCTCAAATGCTAAAACTGAGGTAGTAGAAATTAAAGGTTAA
- a CDS encoding NifU family protein yields the protein MEAELKSKIEFALDTIRPYLEADGGNVRIVEVTDDMVLRIEMMGSCGSCPMSSMTLKAGVEDAIKRAIPEITKVEAINLTVA from the coding sequence ATGGAAGCAGAATTAAAAAGTAAAATAGAGTTTGCCTTGGACACCATTCGACCCTATTTAGAGGCTGATGGAGGGAACGTGAGAATTGTAGAGGTAACCGATGATATGGTATTGAGAATTGAAATGATGGGATCTTGTGGTTCTTGTCCGATGTCCTCTATGACCTTAAAAGCTGGTGTCGAAGACGCAATCAAGAGAGCGATCCCTGAAATCACCAAGGTGGAAGCCATCAATCTGACTGTCGCCTAA